The Zingiber officinale cultivar Zhangliang chromosome 9A, Zo_v1.1, whole genome shotgun sequence genome window below encodes:
- the LOC122021824 gene encoding BOI-related E3 ubiquitin-protein ligase 1-like: protein MAVEAMVFASDFGYRGMDELQIVNQDAGNLLQLGSNLGSEGGKLLMQQQARQIVLNPTMLSDRKSELTCNESHPGKRARVESVALPCHNQITATHPFTYISAPPKGAGVGVHELLVQSRLQESCGVSTSGRQALTPQPVSSTVHDLVSLLYQQNLEVDSLVRLQNERLRCELEEMCNRHYRAFLSVCGQQAAKQLMEKETGLQSALLRNVELEEKIRLMSAENQLWFNMAKNNEAIVSNLRTTLEQALHERVANRETNVMSCDLGAEDAQSCCYEADNAAAAAAPAVESRRAKACKVCCEKDVCMLLLPCRHLCLCKVCESVAVACPVCGAIKNSRLQVFMC, encoded by the exons ATGGcagtggaagccatggttttcgCCTCCGATTTCGGGTATCG AGGGATGGATGAACTCCAGATTGTGAACCAAGACGCTGGCAATCTTCTGCAACTTGGAAGCAACCTTGGCAGCGAAGGAGGAAAACTGCTGATGCAGCAGCAGGCGAGACAAATCGTGTTGAATCCGACGATGTTAAGCGACCGAAAGAGCGAGCTCACCTGCAACGAATCCCATCCGGGAAAGCGGGCGCGGGTGGAGTCTGTGGCTTTGCCTTGCCATAACCAGATTACGGCAACGCATCCTTTTACCTACATCAGCGCGCCGCCGAAGGGAGCTGGAGTTGGCGTGCACGAACTGCTTGTACAGAGTCGATTGCAGGAGTCCTGTGGTGTTTCAACCAGTGGCCGGCAGGCTTTGACTCCGCAGCCCGTATCTTCCACTGTCCATGATCTCGTTTCTCTTCTCTACCAACAAAATCTGGAAGTCGATTCGCTCGTTCGTCTTCAG AACGAGCGATTGCGATGCGAATTGGAGGAGATGTGCAACAGACATTACCGGGCGTTTCTCTCTGTGTGTGGGCAACAAGCGGCAAAGCAGTTGATGGAGAAAGAAACAGGGTTGCAGAGCGCTCTCCTCCGGAATGTAGAGTTGGAGGAGAAGATACGGCTGATGAGCGCGGAGAACCAGCTCTGGTTCAACATGGCTAAGAACAACGAAGCCATCGTTAGCAATCTGAGGACAACTCTCGAGCAAGCGCTGCACGAGCGCGTGGCCAACCGAGAAACGAACGTCATGTCCTGCGATTTAGGGGCTGAAGACGCTCAGTCGTGCTGCTACGAAGCTGAcaacgccgccgccgccgccgctccgGCGGTGGAATCCCGGAGGGCCAAGGCATGCAAAGTCTGCTGCGAGAAGGACGTCtgcatgcttcttcttccttgccggCATCTCTGTCTCTGCAAGGTGTGCGAGTCCGTCGCCGTCGCCTGTCCCGTCTGCGGCGCCATAAAGAACAGCCGCCTACAAGTCTTCATGTGCTGA